The Candidatus Delongbacteria bacterium DNA window GAACAGGATCAAATGTTCCCCCGTATATTGCAATTTTACTTTTCTGCATTTTTCTTCATTGATTCATATCTTTTAATATAGTCTTCGTAAACTTTTTGCTCACCCATCAGCTTACAAGCTTCAGCATAACCTTTGATAGATTCTATGAAATATTCTGTATCGTAATAATTCTCGATTATGGATCTGTAATATATTTTAGCTGCTCTTGGTTGTTCCAATTTATCATATAGTTTAGCTGCTTGAAATTCTTTAGATGCAAAACCACTTCTCAATGAAACAATATACTCTTTCGCTTTATCTGCATATTCACCACTTTTATAAATTTCTAGAAATCTTTGAAATTTAGTTAAAGCTGCGTTTGACTCCGCTTGATCTAGGGTAACATCCGGAGCCAATTCATAATACGATAGTGCTGATTTGAAAAGTGCTTCTTCAGCTAACAATGAATTTGGGTGATTCTCATAGAGTTTAGCAAATTCATAAGATGCAGAATAGAATTCATCAATTTTAAAATGACTCATCGCCAAATAGAATCTTACTGAGTCAATTTTACTGTTACCATTGTAGTTGTAAATAAGGACATTGAAATCATCTATGGCATTATTATATTTTTCATCCTGATACTTCTCTTTGGCAATCTCGTAGTTTCTATTAAAATCATTTCTGTCAATATCAATATTTTTCATACATGAAAAAGTTAGAATCATTAGAGTCAATCCAAATATTTTTTTCAACATAGACCATTCCTTTTTTAAGTGTTCATACAATATTCTGTAAAAAAAGTTCATTTTACAGAATTCGTAAAATAAATATAAATATTAAAATAATCAATCCTGGTTTAGAATTGTTTTTATAATCTTTTTTCGATTTTCTATAGAAGTCAATAAACTGTATAAGTGAGAAAGTCCCCAATTTAAAGGAATGATTCTCATTATTTTTGAATATTGCTAAAAGACCTCCTAATAAACTCAAAAATTTACAAAATATAATTTTTTACGTGAAGAGTCATATGGAATACACTTATCAAGTTCCCTTTTAAATAAAACAAAAACTCCCAACTATCAGTCAAATCTCTTTGTTTCGATAACTTCAACTTTTTTATTAACAGAAAGAGCAATCATATGTCTTCTCCATAAAGAACAAAAGCTAATACGAAATCTTAAAAACGTACTTAAGAATAACGTCGGAATCTTATCAAAATATGTAAGCTGTTTACAATTAACACATGATAAATCTAATTCACTCAATTTTTTAAAACAATTGCCTGAGTTTTTCTCAGGCAACTTTAAATTAATTACTTTCCACTACTAACCTTTATATCTTTACCACCAAATTTACTGAAATCCCCGGCACTGTACATATTTTCAACAACTACAGGTGGAAGATAACAATTTCCAGCATATTGGACATTAAATATAACTTTATATTCATTTCTAGCTTTAGGGGCAATGTTGAAGTAAAGATTAAATCTATCGTCTAGAATATTAAGCTTGTCATAACCGGAAGACCCCTCTTCTGGATTCGTGATAGAATCAATAACTGGATTAAGAACTCTCAAAGAAGGAGGTAATAGCTGAGTAAGCGCTAATTGATTTAAATACTTAGATGTTAAATTGTCTATAGTGTAATTGATAGTTATAAAACTATTAGTTTTCAAGTTTTCCGGTTTGATGGTATGTTTTTCCATATCCACCATAGAAATTTTCACAGCAATATTTCTATTCTCAGCCTGATCGTACTCTTTAACCTTTGGCTTCCAGGCTGTGAATCTACTTGTAAACAATCTTCCTTCCGAAATATTTTCTAAGCTTGACTTTTCTGAGATATTATTGATGACTATCTTACCATTGTCCGATTTTAACTCATCACCATTATAATCAACCATAAACTCACCTTCTCTACTTTCCCCAAAAATCAGTTCCAATGTACTTAGCACTTTAGCAGTTGAATAAGTGGAAAGCCATCTTTGAGTTTTAATGATATCCAGAAGGTTTTGAGCTCTTTCCAAAGCCATTTCTTTGTATCCCATCTCCCAACTAATTTTTGCGATCATCGCATCTATTGTTACTTGTCCATAATCACCATAGTAATAATAGTAATCTCTGTAAGTAGCTCCTTGATCCAGATCTTTAAAACCTGAAATATCTATTCCAGATTTTTTTAATCCTCCAGCCAAAAGGTATCTTTGGTAAGTTGTCAGTGTACTATAACTGGTTTCTCTAATATAATTTAAACGCCCTAAAACATTATGCTTAGTACCTGCTAAATTATATAAAATTCCTAAAGTTACATCCATACTACTAGTATTATTGTTCGCGTAGTCCAGAAGTGCATTTTCAGCTTTATCTATCAGATAATGTTGAAAAACATAACCCTTACTCTTTGCGTAAACCATAAATTCATAGGCGTAAAGCGTTGTCCAAGGTGAAAAATAACCATACTCCCATAGAGCAAATTGTCCATTACCAATGTGAAATATCTGTAATCTTTGCAAACCTTCTTCAATGCCTATAGAAATTTTATTACCAGCAACAGAGTTTATATTAAAAAATCTTTTCGCTAACATCTGAGCATAAGTCCTAGAAATCGTTTGCTCTAAACAACCGTGAGGATATTCTATCAAATCTTGTAAAAATGAAGTTAATCCTGCGAGAGGATTATTTCCAACAGTTATCACGTCATGCCTATAATCTTTCGTAGCTAGATCCGATTTTAAAAATTCTTGCTTTACATTCTTATCAATTATCTGCATAATTTTTTCTGAATTTACTGGAAGTGACGATCTCACGAGAATTTTTTTTTCAGTTTTATAGTTTTCATTCCCACTAGTAACAGTAAAAACTACTTTTGACATACCCTCGTTTAATCCAGATTTTAAAGGTATCATAATCGTTTGGTTTGCAGAAATATTTTCAACTTTAGTAGTCATTGGAGTAAGCAAATTATCGCCCTTTATCGCAAGATTAGCTTTAAGTGATTTGTCTTTAATGAAAATTGTAGCTGGACAATAAATTTCTTCATCTCCTCCAATATATAAAGGTGTTTCTGCAATCATTGAAACCGGCATATCAACATTTACATCCTTATCAGAATTGAAAAAGAAATTGTCAGATCTTCCCCAAGTTATAATTCTAACAGATCCTATATATTCTGGAAGTTTAAACTTGAAAGAACCAATACCTTTATCATCAGTTTTAAGAACTCCACTAAAAATTGCCACTGGTTTAAATTTTGTCTCAGGATTTTTCCTGTTTTCTTCGCTTGCTTCATCATACATACCACCACCAGCAGCATATTTTCTGTTGATTATACCATTATAGCTTCCAATTATATCTGCGTAAGTATCATAATATTGTATATCATGCATTCTTTTAGCATAGAAAAAATATTCAGGTGTAGGCGAAGCATAATCAGTTAGATTTAGAAGACCTTCATCAACAATTGCCACAACAAAATCTGTTTCTTCACTAGTTCCAGTGTCTATTTTTAGCTCATAATCTTTCATTGGTTCGATGCTGTCTGGAATTGTAATTAAAGGTTCTTTCTTTTCAATAGTTTTTCTCACTTTAATTGGAAGTATCGATATCATTCTTTCAGGTCTGCTATTCTTATTACTGTATGGAACATAAGAAACAGTACTTAAATAAAAGTTCGGAAACATCTCTTCAGTAACAGCAATCTTGTACTGCTGTGTTTTAGTTTGATTAATTACCTTTCTACTTAAAACTTTTTTATCCTTTTCACAACTAAATACAATTGTTGAAGTATCAGGAGTTACGATGTTTACAGTTATTTCGTCACCAATTTTGTATGTTTGCTTGTCTGTTGAGACTGTCAAAATTTCCGCATCAACGACTCTGTCAGAACCACCATACCATCCAGTTTCAAAGAATATATAATTTGCGACACCAGAATTTACATCTTTAACCCTAACAATTGTTTGACCCCAATCGTTCATAGAGAATTCTGATTTTAGTGGTTTATCTGTAGATTTGACATAGTCAGTTTTATAAATACGAGTGGATTTATTACTCAAATATCTTTTAAACTCTGTTCTATCATACTCAAGACTATACCACCAATTATAATCATTTCTTAAGTAGGTTATCTCTATTTCACGATCAATTACAGGTTTTCCGTCTTTATCCACTAGAATAAATGAATATTCCATATTTTCACCGTAATCTAATGAGTTGTAGAAAGGAGTTGAAACACCAATGTAAAATTGACTTTTGTAATCTGATTCACTACTGATTTTATCAACAGATTTACCATTTTTTTGAAATACTGATGCTTTGGAAATTATTCTCAAATCAGAAGTTATCTTTTTAAAAGGATTCGCAATACTCTTTGTAAAATAACCATTTTCATCTAGATTATCTTTAATAGTGATAGGCTCTGGAGATGAAAAATAATTATCTGGAGAATCAAATCGATAGGATCTAAAATCTTTAAACTCTCTAGAAACTGGCAATGCTGAAATTTCAAGTTCAAATTGTCCATCTACAAAAGGTTCTGAGTTTAAAAATTCAGCTTTTAATTCTAAATCAACATTATCACTATTTTTTGTAACTTTATTTTCAACCCTAATAGTGTTTGGTACTACAAATTCAATCGGAATGTAAAAATTGTTTCTTTCACTATTGTAATCCACTTCAGCTCTGTAATTTCCAACAGGAGATCCGGATGAAATGTCTATTTCAAAATTAGTTAAACCCGTACCAATTTTCACAACATCCTCTTTGTATAATTGATTGGACGGATTATACAATTTTAATGTAACAGGCATATCTCCAAATTTTGGTTTTTCTGCAGAAATAATTGTCAGATTGATCTTTTCACCCGGTCTATAAACACCTCTATCGAAATATCCATTAAATTTGCCTTGTCCAGAAAATGCTTGACCAGAAATATCAAATACTTCCCTATTTAACATGTTTCCATCAAGACTATATGATACAGATTCAGATCCTTTTGTAAGCTTAAATAATCGTATGTATTTGTCAGTTTTAATTATAGCGGTTCCTGTTGCATCAGTTTTAGATTCTGCCACAATTTGATTTTTATTATCGATTAATTCTAGGTTTACTCCTGACTCAGGACGTGATGTTATCATATTATTGACAAATACTTCATAACCTCCATCAATCCTCTTTGTACTCATAGCCAAATCTGTGAAAATCACACTTTTTATAATTGATCCATTTTTCCACATAAATTCATAATTGTCAGGATTAACAATTTGACCTGCAAATTCATTTTTATCATATAAGAGATCTTCTTTTTGAAAACTAACTCTAACAAAAAAAACACCTTTTACATCTTTCAAATCATTTATTACATTCAGCTCAACAATCTCTTTTGTGTTAAGTTCTGCTTTTAGTTTGATTTCCTTTTCAGTAATCTTATCACCAAGGGCATTTAATCTCCAAGGAAAATCATTATTCTTTTTACCTCTTGTTAACTTATTGTCGAACAGAAAATAATTAATATTATTCTCGTATAGTCTCCATAATTCGTATCTTACTTTTTTTACATTAACAGCTTCAAAAGCAATTTTCCCCTCATTGTAAGAAGGAAGAATTACGCCATTACTTAAAAATCTTATCTCAGGAACTTGATTATTCATCCTCACAGAGGAGTTATAATTTTCTGCCAGTTCGTTACCAAAAACGTCCTTAATTCCACTAAGTAAAGTAATGTTATATACTTGTCCCATTTTAGGATTTGAAAGGATATTCAAATTTCCATTTACCACTCGATATTTAATATTATCTTTATCATCTATCTTGATGAAACCATTTAAATCTTGTTTATCTGAAACTGGTTTGTCAAATCTAACTTCAATACAATTTTCATTACCTATTTTTGAAGGATAAGCAGAAACTACACTAAGAACAGTGCCTAAAGATATAGGGAAAGATCTTTCAACACCTCGCTTTATGCCTCCAATTCCTTTATCAATTTTCAGAAATATTTCACCATTAAAAGGTTTGAATTTTTCAGAAGTTATAACATAATTTCCATCTTCATTTTTTTCAATAGTATAAGGATTTAAATTTTCTGGAGAAATTTGAACATATTTTCTCAGTAATTCAGCATTAGGAAGTGAATATCTAAAGCTAAGATCCACCTTAAATTCACACATTTTATCATCGTTATAATCATATCTGGCATCTACAGTAATTCTATTTTCAGGCATATAGATATTGCTTTCAATTTTACCTGAATAGACATATTTATCAGATTTTATTTTTGATAGATCGAATTTGTAAATATACAAATTTCCATAATCCAAACCTGAGAGCTTTACTGTAAAACTTTTTTGATTATCCATTGAAAGCTCATGTTTTATGTCTCTATCGATAGTAAAAACTTCCGAAATATCCATAGTTTCATCAATCGGTAAATCTTTCTCTAGAATTATCTGAAATGTATCTTCAGAAGGAACAATTTCTCTTGGCAGATAGTTTAGAAAATTTGAACTCTCTAATACTTGTTTTTGATTTTTTTCGTTACAACCAATCATAAAAATCAGAAATAAAACTGCTAAATATTTCATAAATTATCTCCTTGAGTTAAAATTTGAAGTTCCTTTGGAAAAGTATTAAAAACAACCTGTTGTGTCAAATATGTTTTATTATATTTTACAACCAAATATTCCAACAACTTTAATGGAACATTGAAAGGAATCAAACTATTTCGATACTCAGTAAAGAGATTAGCCAGAAACTCTTTTTCGATTGACGATAAATCATTTTTAAAATAACCAACCATATGTTGCATCGTATTATATCTACTTCGAATATTCGGCAATTTTTTAAAGAGTGAAGTCAAGATTTTGCGATATTCCACATATACAATTTCAAAATTTTTTGCACTATGTGAAGCCAACAATTTACCCATCTCTTTTAGTTTTGTGTAATTATATGACATATAAAGATATTTATGCTCGGAGTGAAATTTAATTAACTCGGCCATGGAAGTTACGTTTCTATATTTCATGGAAGCATATATAGCGGTTAAGAAATTTTCTCTATAATTTCTGTCGTTACACCTTCCCTCTTCCTCTGTGAAAAAAACCTTATCGTGATCATAAAGAAAACTTCCAAAAAAGCCTTTTCCTTTTTTTGAAGCTACAGTTCCATTATATAGCTTTACATTTCTAATTCCAC harbors:
- the bamD gene encoding outer membrane protein assembly factor BamD, whose amino-acid sequence is MLKKIFGLTLMILTFSCMKNIDIDRNDFNRNYEIAKEKYQDEKYNNAIDDFNVLIYNYNGNSKIDSVRFYLAMSHFKIDEFYSASYEFAKLYENHPNSLLAEEALFKSALSYYELAPDVTLDQAESNAALTKFQRFLEIYKSGEYADKAKEYIVSLRSGFASKEFQAAKLYDKLEQPRAAKIYYRSIIENYYDTEYFIESIKGYAEACKLMGEQKVYEDYIKRYESMKKNAEK
- a CDS encoding DUF523 and DUF1722 domain-containing protein; the encoded protein is MKPKVLISSCLGFENSRYNGGIISNSFIDKLKDYIEPIIVCPEMEMGLGVPRESIRLVSLDNKTKLMTSRSGIDLTDKAEAFIKKFDMKLSNNQFDGAMLKSLSPSCGIRNVKLYNGTVASKKGKGFFGSFLYDHDKVFFTEEEGRCNDRNYRENFLTAIYASMKYRNVTSMAELIKFHSEHKYLYMSYNYTKLKEMGKLLASHSAKNFEIVYVEYRKILTSLFKKLPNIRSRYNTMQHMVGYFKNDLSSIEKEFLANLFTEYRNSLIPFNVPLKLLEYLVVKYNKTYLTQQVVFNTFPKELQILTQGDNL